One genomic window of Pocillopora verrucosa isolate sample1 chromosome 8, ASM3666991v2, whole genome shotgun sequence includes the following:
- the LOC131777747 gene encoding BLOC-2 complex member HPS5 isoform X1, translating into MAAAEVIRWSTVVGEYGVLLTEMGSMEDLQTPIKPYPRIKYTCMAASKKYIAMGSSTGAIYIFDRKTLKHIRFISNKDGPILAVCFTQSRSLLGVATSSGIVLVLQVSSKHREKPKFIRRSEEHKNTTVTALCWDKDECRLFAGDVNGVVSVIHIPVVSKMPHSVNKGFPLLHTSGIVAKAQTVIVQLDCINDKLLVSTMTKTAIVDLKSLDCVPVGVKLRDGLYGSCFFKEENSDSPTVFSARPGSRLWEASMDGQVMATQQYKKLLGSPPAPILGFSHGDDEPIDEEEFPPQSVNFAKLLLVRSWFLVTWHGSSLYIMDPILGQLVAWYNINTVVQDLVCIGREFYVYDAEDCVKWFALLSVKECISRLHEMGEIRQCLKVVLDCKHFIIPGSARDVVPVSLVTNLKESLSEEDMENKDQIAELEELERDMEPATDENVNLPDFHGNTSLTDSPDTLSVCSDALTDDLEPNGRMAEIGQEDDNSPNNKCDDDGSEVKGALHRKLMKQWSENISLEGMLISAAAAAKKFTSERQKGNLKLRRFHSADSAGGERREDSPGANSSSESQSDAVEFKSETASDPGAGQPNELPDIQEVVREEESPRLQKKSLEQSPCHSDDSESRQSGNEEAVVEEEVFEKRERREKKKKKKRVVTVDIDSPQLKQEVSLGSPIPHVRSASFRGTYSPTEDAEVRSRLLSEPEKLVTSPAQSELPPAIPAMLSKAKGLLKKKLKVPSEDSFSLPSPTPPMEEETICKREGEVDSEEMECPPEVEELIRSSTKTRNEVKNPVVLFSISSLRKVLEEWVPKLHAAMKSCHEFNKNIDENNTKVDLKLFLDEPAFGDVAHLTRMCFDCGVFGVEGMVCLEDLSHEVLCSEEKTMPNGPLAVQDGAEIIDEKNLKNGGIRPLLHNSLETVSERMTNGFNGVYDAGQSTLAGKTTVSDLKSISSNSTDVQEVSVKVEISNSDTKEAFQTLPMDKRSSGEDKLILSTNKRCNEALPNSTMNRDFSNGEGTHGPSFSQKEQGIFSSAKDRMLVCLQCKEGTAFSRIPHENAESQRSEQRENDTIRSKFLSYYFFLLDVKQLRRTLFMSKGDRRTTWRAFIDGMSGLVTTDDVIVKYLKDGDPRRALHELHDGMEAYSSILLYHLTRLYEYDRRETMITCARMFPDVQPWEVMEICRQNSGLSFEARSDDFVFYVEQLMRWRAEVGITKEQTVSKICEDVGVAVWWFHCSLVVDSSRDGIHCQHCGNPRPGSHMIPWQKADHLQQLIDFLLQKDPKECNDFMDLCWKHGYWVGLTRLCVRKNLRQDALKLVFSLSDLNLIKDTQPWGSLPKSLDEWKYLLELLLSRDGNSDKSHACPHSCMPLSLTDWTPNLTWSNVINLMLERLGAGHTVNLLQALPRDTPLLTTDFYYSCLLGAVIERRQRTLIHELLKKLDSYLWSQRSGSLAPKLNSFRKEEETYGPKSKEDVNPQLESMEQFRTLEDGASNWGQNIRLSDGECLVCSLKLCEQISTSNQGLLLFECGHIFHKHCVPEAACILCFQQNLTTIG; encoded by the exons atggctGCTGCAGAGGTGATTCGATGGAGTACAGTTGTTGGAGAATATGGAGTTTTGCTAACCGAAATGGGATCCATGGAAGATCTGCAAACCCCAATAAAGCCGTATCCTCGTATAAAG TACACATGCATGGCGGCTTCCAAGAAATACATAGCAATGGGTTCTTCTACGGGGGCCATATATATATTTGACAGGAAGACTCTGAAGCACATCAGGTTTATAAGTAACAAA GATGGCCCTATTCTTGCTGTCTGCTTCACTCAAAGCCGCAGTCTTTTGGGAGTTGCAACAAG TTCTGGTATTGTCCTTGTCCTGCAAGTTAGTTCCAAACATAGAGAAAAACCAAAG TTTATCAGACGATCAGAAGAGCATAAGAATACAACTGTGACTGCACTATGCTGGGATAAAGATGAATGTCGTCTTTTTGCTGGTGATGTTAATGGTGTTGTGAGTGTCATTCATATACCAGTGGTAAGTAAG ATGCCACATTCAGTAAACAAAGGCTTTCCTCTGCTACATACGTCTGGTATTGTAGCCAAGGCCCAAACTGTTATTGTTCAGCTGGACTGTATTAATGATAAACTTCTTGTGTCCACCATGACCAAAACTGCCATTGTTGATCTGAAAAG TTTGGATTGTGTGCCAGTTGGGGTCAAACTAAG GGATGGTTTATATGGAAGTTGTTTCTTTAAAGAAGAGAACTCTGACAGTCCTACAGTGTTCTCAGCACGTCCTGGGTCAAGATTGTGGGAG GCCAGCATGGATGGTCAAGTCATGGCCACCCAACAGTACAAGAAACTTCTGGGTTCACCTCCAGCGCCAATACTTGGATTTAG TCATGGTGATGATGAGCCAATAGATGAAGAAGAGTTTCCTCCACAGTCTGTAAATTTTGCTAAGCTGCTGCTTGTAAG AAGTTGGTTCCTTGTCACATGGCATGGATCATCACTGTATATCATGGATCCAATCCTTGGGCAGTTGGTGGCTTGGTACAATATTAACACAG TGGTCCAGGATCTTGTGTGCATTGGACGGGAATTCTACGTGTATGATGCAGAAGATTGTGTCAAATGGTTTGCCCTTCTTTCTGTGAAAGAGTGCATATCTAGACTGCATGAAATGGGAGAAATCAGACAGTGTTTAAAG GTTGTGCTTGACTGCAAGCATTTCATCATTCCCGGATCAGCAAGAGATGTGGTTCCAGTTTCTTTGGTTACAAATCTCAAAGAGAGCTTAAGCGAAGAAGACATGGAAAACAAG GATCAAATTGCTGAGCTGGAAGAACTCGAGCGTGATATGGAGCCTGCAACAGACGAGAATGTCAATTTACCAGATTTCCATGGTAACACCAGCCTGACTGACAGTCCTGACACACTGAGTGTGTGCAGTGATGCATTAACTGATGATCTGGAGCCCAATGGGAGGATGGCGGAAATAGGACAAGAAGATGACAACTCGCCAAACAATAAGTGCGACGATGATGGGTCAGAAGTTAAAGGTGCTCTGCACAGGAAGCTTATGAAACAGTGGAGCGAGAATATCTCATTGGAGGGTATGCTTATATCAGCTGCCGCCGCAGCCAAAAAGTTTACCTCAGAGCGTCAGAAAGGAAATCTCAAACTGAGAAGATTTCACTCCGCTGATAGCGCAGGTGGTGAAAGACGGGAAGATTCTCCCGGGGCAAACAGCAGCAGTGAGTCACAAAGTGATGCCGTTGAGTTCAAGAGTGAGACTGCCTCAGACCCTGGCGCTGGTCAACCGAATGAACTGCCGGATATTCAAGAAGTCGTCCGTGAAGAGGAGAGTCCTCGACTTCAAAAGAAAAGCCTCGAGCAGAGTCCATGTCACTCTGATGACAGTGAATCAAGACAGTCAGGAAATGAAGAAGCAGTAGTGGAAGAAGAGGTCTTTGAAAA acgGGAAAGgcgagaaaagaagaagaaaaagaaaagagttgtCACAGTTG ATATCGATTCACCTCAACTGAAACAAG AGGTCTCGCTGGGCAGTCCCATCCCCCACGTGCGGAGCGCATCTTTTCGTGGTACTTATTCTCCAACTGAGGATGCGGAG GTAAGGAGCAGACTTTTATCAGAGCCTGAAAAGCTAGTCACTAGCCCCGCACAATCAGAACTTCCTCCCGCCATCCCAGCCATGCTGTCAAAAGCTAAAGGCTTGctgaaaaagaaactgaaagttCCATCAGAGGATTCCTTTAGTTTACCCTCTCCTACCCCACCCATGGAGGAAGAAACCATCTGCAAAAGAGAGGGAGAAGTAGACTCGGAGGAGATGGAATGCCCACCGGAAGTCGAGGAGCTTATTCGGAGTTCAACGAAGACTCG GAATGAAGTCAAGAATCCAGTGGTGCTATTCAGTATCAGTAGTCTTCGTAAAGTTCTGGAAGAATGGGTCCCTAAACTACATGCGGCCATGAAGAGCTGTCATGAGTTCAACAAGAACATTGATGAGAACAACACTAAGGTTGATTTAAAGTTGTTTCTCGATGAACCTGCGTTTGGCGATGTCGCTCACCTAACAAGAATGTGTTTTGACTGTGGTGTATTTGGAGTAGAAGGTATGGTATGCTTGGAAGACCTGTCCCATGAAGTTTTGTGTAGCGAGGAAAAGACCATGCCTAATGGCCCGTTGGCGGTTCAAGATGGTGCAGAGATTATTGATGAGAAAAACTTAAAGAATGGAGGCATTCGTCCTTTGCTACACAACTCTTTGGAAACCGTATCGGAACGTATGACTAATGGTTTTAATGGTGTTTATGACGCTGGCCAATCAACTCTAGCTGGTAAAACCACCGTGAGTGACTTGAAATCTATTTCCTCAAATAGCACAGATGTTCAAGAAGTAAGTGTCAAGGTTGAAATTTCAAACAGCGATACTAAAGAAGCATTTCAGACTTTGCCTATGGACAAACGCAGTTCTGGTGAGGACAAGTTAATCTTGTCAACGAATAAAAGATGCAACGAGGCATTACCTAACAGCACAATGAACAGAGACTTCTCTAATGGAGAAGGAACTCATGGCCCTTCTTTCTCACAAAAAGAGCAAGGTATTTTCAGTTCAGCTAAGGACCGTATGCTTGTTTGCTTGCAATGTAAGGAGGGAACTGCATTCTCTCGGATTCCCCATGAAAATGCCGAAAGCCAACGCTCTGAACAGCGAGAAAATGACACTATTAGGTCAAAATTCTTATCATACTATTTCTTTCTACTGGATGTGAAGCAGTTACGACGGACGCTGTTTATGAGCAAGGGCGATAGACGAACAACATGGAGAGCTTTTATAGATGGCATGTCTG GTCTGGTAACGACTGATGACGTGATTGTTAAGTATTTGAAGGACGGCGATCCACGGCGAGCACTTCATGAACTGCATGATGGGATGGAAGCTTACTCCAGCATTCTACTGTATCATTTAACTCG CTTGTATGAATACGATCGCCGTGAAACAATGATCACGTGCGCGAGAATGTTTCCTGATGTGCAACCGTGGGAGGTGATGGAGATATGTCGGCAAAACAGTGGTCTGAGTTTTGAAGCCAGATCAGATGATTTTGTGTTTTATGTGGAACAACTGATGAGATGGCGGGCTGAGGTTGGAATTACCAA agaACAAACTGTCAGTAAGATTTGTGAGGATGTAGGAGTCGCCGTGTGGTGGTTCCACTGCTCACTTGTTGTAGATTCCTCAAGAGACGGAATACATTGTCAACACTGTGGGAACCCAAG accGGGATCGCACATGATTCCGTGGCAGAAAGCTGATCATCTACAACAACTGATTGACTTTCTCCTTCAGAAAGATCCAAAGGAATGTAACGATTTCATGGATTTGTGTTGGAAACATGG ATATTGGGTTGGTCTGACCCGCTTGTGTGTGCGGAAAAATCTTAGACAAGACGCCTTGAAACTGGTCTTCTCGCTTAGTGACTTGAACCTTATCAAGGACACTCAGCCATGGG GAAGTCTCCCGAAATCACTAGATGAATGGAAGTACCTCTTAGAATTGCTTTTATCACGTGATGGAAATAGCGACAAGTCTCATGCTTGTCCGCACTCGTGCATGCCGCTGTCGCTTACTGATTGGACGCCTAACTTGACGTGGAGTAACGTCATTAACCTGATGCTTGAACGGCTTGGTGCTGGACACACTGTTAACTTACTGCAGGCTCTACCACGTGACACACCACTCCTTACTACCGATTTCTATTACTCGTGTTTATTGGGAGCCGTGATTGAAAGAAGGCAAAG GACGTTGATTCACGAACTGCTCAAAAAGCTGGACTCTTATCTGTGGTCACAAAGAAGTGGCTCCTTGGCGCCTAAG TTAAACAGTTTCCgtaaagaagaagaaacgtATGGTCCAAAAAGTAAG GAAGACGTAAATCCACAACTAGAATCCATGGAACAATTCAGGACACTTGAGGATGGAG CTTCAAACTGGGGACAAAATATTCGCCTGTCAGA cGGTGAATGCTTGGTGTGTTCGCTGAAACTCTGTGAGCAGATTTCGACCAGTAATCAAGGACTGCTTTTATTTGAATGTG GTCATATTTTCCATAAACACTGTGTCCCAGAGGCGGCCTGCATACTTTGCTTTCAACAAAACCTTACCACTATTGGGTAA
- the LOC131777747 gene encoding BLOC-2 complex member HPS5 isoform X2, with translation MAAAEVIRWSTVVGEYGVLLTEMGSMEDLQTPIKPYPRIKYTCMAASKKYIAMGSSTGAIYIFDRKTLKHIRFISNKDGPILAVCFTQSRSLLGVATSSGIVLVLQVSSKHREKPKFIRRSEEHKNTTVTALCWDKDECRLFAGDVNGVVSVIHIPVMPHSVNKGFPLLHTSGIVAKAQTVIVQLDCINDKLLVSTMTKTAIVDLKSLDCVPVGVKLRDGLYGSCFFKEENSDSPTVFSARPGSRLWEASMDGQVMATQQYKKLLGSPPAPILGFSHGDDEPIDEEEFPPQSVNFAKLLLVRSWFLVTWHGSSLYIMDPILGQLVAWYNINTVVQDLVCIGREFYVYDAEDCVKWFALLSVKECISRLHEMGEIRQCLKVVLDCKHFIIPGSARDVVPVSLVTNLKESLSEEDMENKDQIAELEELERDMEPATDENVNLPDFHGNTSLTDSPDTLSVCSDALTDDLEPNGRMAEIGQEDDNSPNNKCDDDGSEVKGALHRKLMKQWSENISLEGMLISAAAAAKKFTSERQKGNLKLRRFHSADSAGGERREDSPGANSSSESQSDAVEFKSETASDPGAGQPNELPDIQEVVREEESPRLQKKSLEQSPCHSDDSESRQSGNEEAVVEEEVFEKRERREKKKKKKRVVTVDIDSPQLKQEVSLGSPIPHVRSASFRGTYSPTEDAEVRSRLLSEPEKLVTSPAQSELPPAIPAMLSKAKGLLKKKLKVPSEDSFSLPSPTPPMEEETICKREGEVDSEEMECPPEVEELIRSSTKTRNEVKNPVVLFSISSLRKVLEEWVPKLHAAMKSCHEFNKNIDENNTKVDLKLFLDEPAFGDVAHLTRMCFDCGVFGVEGMVCLEDLSHEVLCSEEKTMPNGPLAVQDGAEIIDEKNLKNGGIRPLLHNSLETVSERMTNGFNGVYDAGQSTLAGKTTVSDLKSISSNSTDVQEVSVKVEISNSDTKEAFQTLPMDKRSSGEDKLILSTNKRCNEALPNSTMNRDFSNGEGTHGPSFSQKEQGIFSSAKDRMLVCLQCKEGTAFSRIPHENAESQRSEQRENDTIRSKFLSYYFFLLDVKQLRRTLFMSKGDRRTTWRAFIDGMSGLVTTDDVIVKYLKDGDPRRALHELHDGMEAYSSILLYHLTRLYEYDRRETMITCARMFPDVQPWEVMEICRQNSGLSFEARSDDFVFYVEQLMRWRAEVGITKEQTVSKICEDVGVAVWWFHCSLVVDSSRDGIHCQHCGNPRPGSHMIPWQKADHLQQLIDFLLQKDPKECNDFMDLCWKHGYWVGLTRLCVRKNLRQDALKLVFSLSDLNLIKDTQPWGSLPKSLDEWKYLLELLLSRDGNSDKSHACPHSCMPLSLTDWTPNLTWSNVINLMLERLGAGHTVNLLQALPRDTPLLTTDFYYSCLLGAVIERRQRTLIHELLKKLDSYLWSQRSGSLAPKLNSFRKEEETYGPKSKEDVNPQLESMEQFRTLEDGASNWGQNIRLSDGECLVCSLKLCEQISTSNQGLLLFECGHIFHKHCVPEAACILCFQQNLTTIG, from the exons atggctGCTGCAGAGGTGATTCGATGGAGTACAGTTGTTGGAGAATATGGAGTTTTGCTAACCGAAATGGGATCCATGGAAGATCTGCAAACCCCAATAAAGCCGTATCCTCGTATAAAG TACACATGCATGGCGGCTTCCAAGAAATACATAGCAATGGGTTCTTCTACGGGGGCCATATATATATTTGACAGGAAGACTCTGAAGCACATCAGGTTTATAAGTAACAAA GATGGCCCTATTCTTGCTGTCTGCTTCACTCAAAGCCGCAGTCTTTTGGGAGTTGCAACAAG TTCTGGTATTGTCCTTGTCCTGCAAGTTAGTTCCAAACATAGAGAAAAACCAAAG TTTATCAGACGATCAGAAGAGCATAAGAATACAACTGTGACTGCACTATGCTGGGATAAAGATGAATGTCGTCTTTTTGCTGGTGATGTTAATGGTGTTGTGAGTGTCATTCATATACCAGTG ATGCCACATTCAGTAAACAAAGGCTTTCCTCTGCTACATACGTCTGGTATTGTAGCCAAGGCCCAAACTGTTATTGTTCAGCTGGACTGTATTAATGATAAACTTCTTGTGTCCACCATGACCAAAACTGCCATTGTTGATCTGAAAAG TTTGGATTGTGTGCCAGTTGGGGTCAAACTAAG GGATGGTTTATATGGAAGTTGTTTCTTTAAAGAAGAGAACTCTGACAGTCCTACAGTGTTCTCAGCACGTCCTGGGTCAAGATTGTGGGAG GCCAGCATGGATGGTCAAGTCATGGCCACCCAACAGTACAAGAAACTTCTGGGTTCACCTCCAGCGCCAATACTTGGATTTAG TCATGGTGATGATGAGCCAATAGATGAAGAAGAGTTTCCTCCACAGTCTGTAAATTTTGCTAAGCTGCTGCTTGTAAG AAGTTGGTTCCTTGTCACATGGCATGGATCATCACTGTATATCATGGATCCAATCCTTGGGCAGTTGGTGGCTTGGTACAATATTAACACAG TGGTCCAGGATCTTGTGTGCATTGGACGGGAATTCTACGTGTATGATGCAGAAGATTGTGTCAAATGGTTTGCCCTTCTTTCTGTGAAAGAGTGCATATCTAGACTGCATGAAATGGGAGAAATCAGACAGTGTTTAAAG GTTGTGCTTGACTGCAAGCATTTCATCATTCCCGGATCAGCAAGAGATGTGGTTCCAGTTTCTTTGGTTACAAATCTCAAAGAGAGCTTAAGCGAAGAAGACATGGAAAACAAG GATCAAATTGCTGAGCTGGAAGAACTCGAGCGTGATATGGAGCCTGCAACAGACGAGAATGTCAATTTACCAGATTTCCATGGTAACACCAGCCTGACTGACAGTCCTGACACACTGAGTGTGTGCAGTGATGCATTAACTGATGATCTGGAGCCCAATGGGAGGATGGCGGAAATAGGACAAGAAGATGACAACTCGCCAAACAATAAGTGCGACGATGATGGGTCAGAAGTTAAAGGTGCTCTGCACAGGAAGCTTATGAAACAGTGGAGCGAGAATATCTCATTGGAGGGTATGCTTATATCAGCTGCCGCCGCAGCCAAAAAGTTTACCTCAGAGCGTCAGAAAGGAAATCTCAAACTGAGAAGATTTCACTCCGCTGATAGCGCAGGTGGTGAAAGACGGGAAGATTCTCCCGGGGCAAACAGCAGCAGTGAGTCACAAAGTGATGCCGTTGAGTTCAAGAGTGAGACTGCCTCAGACCCTGGCGCTGGTCAACCGAATGAACTGCCGGATATTCAAGAAGTCGTCCGTGAAGAGGAGAGTCCTCGACTTCAAAAGAAAAGCCTCGAGCAGAGTCCATGTCACTCTGATGACAGTGAATCAAGACAGTCAGGAAATGAAGAAGCAGTAGTGGAAGAAGAGGTCTTTGAAAA acgGGAAAGgcgagaaaagaagaagaaaaagaaaagagttgtCACAGTTG ATATCGATTCACCTCAACTGAAACAAG AGGTCTCGCTGGGCAGTCCCATCCCCCACGTGCGGAGCGCATCTTTTCGTGGTACTTATTCTCCAACTGAGGATGCGGAG GTAAGGAGCAGACTTTTATCAGAGCCTGAAAAGCTAGTCACTAGCCCCGCACAATCAGAACTTCCTCCCGCCATCCCAGCCATGCTGTCAAAAGCTAAAGGCTTGctgaaaaagaaactgaaagttCCATCAGAGGATTCCTTTAGTTTACCCTCTCCTACCCCACCCATGGAGGAAGAAACCATCTGCAAAAGAGAGGGAGAAGTAGACTCGGAGGAGATGGAATGCCCACCGGAAGTCGAGGAGCTTATTCGGAGTTCAACGAAGACTCG GAATGAAGTCAAGAATCCAGTGGTGCTATTCAGTATCAGTAGTCTTCGTAAAGTTCTGGAAGAATGGGTCCCTAAACTACATGCGGCCATGAAGAGCTGTCATGAGTTCAACAAGAACATTGATGAGAACAACACTAAGGTTGATTTAAAGTTGTTTCTCGATGAACCTGCGTTTGGCGATGTCGCTCACCTAACAAGAATGTGTTTTGACTGTGGTGTATTTGGAGTAGAAGGTATGGTATGCTTGGAAGACCTGTCCCATGAAGTTTTGTGTAGCGAGGAAAAGACCATGCCTAATGGCCCGTTGGCGGTTCAAGATGGTGCAGAGATTATTGATGAGAAAAACTTAAAGAATGGAGGCATTCGTCCTTTGCTACACAACTCTTTGGAAACCGTATCGGAACGTATGACTAATGGTTTTAATGGTGTTTATGACGCTGGCCAATCAACTCTAGCTGGTAAAACCACCGTGAGTGACTTGAAATCTATTTCCTCAAATAGCACAGATGTTCAAGAAGTAAGTGTCAAGGTTGAAATTTCAAACAGCGATACTAAAGAAGCATTTCAGACTTTGCCTATGGACAAACGCAGTTCTGGTGAGGACAAGTTAATCTTGTCAACGAATAAAAGATGCAACGAGGCATTACCTAACAGCACAATGAACAGAGACTTCTCTAATGGAGAAGGAACTCATGGCCCTTCTTTCTCACAAAAAGAGCAAGGTATTTTCAGTTCAGCTAAGGACCGTATGCTTGTTTGCTTGCAATGTAAGGAGGGAACTGCATTCTCTCGGATTCCCCATGAAAATGCCGAAAGCCAACGCTCTGAACAGCGAGAAAATGACACTATTAGGTCAAAATTCTTATCATACTATTTCTTTCTACTGGATGTGAAGCAGTTACGACGGACGCTGTTTATGAGCAAGGGCGATAGACGAACAACATGGAGAGCTTTTATAGATGGCATGTCTG GTCTGGTAACGACTGATGACGTGATTGTTAAGTATTTGAAGGACGGCGATCCACGGCGAGCACTTCATGAACTGCATGATGGGATGGAAGCTTACTCCAGCATTCTACTGTATCATTTAACTCG CTTGTATGAATACGATCGCCGTGAAACAATGATCACGTGCGCGAGAATGTTTCCTGATGTGCAACCGTGGGAGGTGATGGAGATATGTCGGCAAAACAGTGGTCTGAGTTTTGAAGCCAGATCAGATGATTTTGTGTTTTATGTGGAACAACTGATGAGATGGCGGGCTGAGGTTGGAATTACCAA agaACAAACTGTCAGTAAGATTTGTGAGGATGTAGGAGTCGCCGTGTGGTGGTTCCACTGCTCACTTGTTGTAGATTCCTCAAGAGACGGAATACATTGTCAACACTGTGGGAACCCAAG accGGGATCGCACATGATTCCGTGGCAGAAAGCTGATCATCTACAACAACTGATTGACTTTCTCCTTCAGAAAGATCCAAAGGAATGTAACGATTTCATGGATTTGTGTTGGAAACATGG ATATTGGGTTGGTCTGACCCGCTTGTGTGTGCGGAAAAATCTTAGACAAGACGCCTTGAAACTGGTCTTCTCGCTTAGTGACTTGAACCTTATCAAGGACACTCAGCCATGGG GAAGTCTCCCGAAATCACTAGATGAATGGAAGTACCTCTTAGAATTGCTTTTATCACGTGATGGAAATAGCGACAAGTCTCATGCTTGTCCGCACTCGTGCATGCCGCTGTCGCTTACTGATTGGACGCCTAACTTGACGTGGAGTAACGTCATTAACCTGATGCTTGAACGGCTTGGTGCTGGACACACTGTTAACTTACTGCAGGCTCTACCACGTGACACACCACTCCTTACTACCGATTTCTATTACTCGTGTTTATTGGGAGCCGTGATTGAAAGAAGGCAAAG GACGTTGATTCACGAACTGCTCAAAAAGCTGGACTCTTATCTGTGGTCACAAAGAAGTGGCTCCTTGGCGCCTAAG TTAAACAGTTTCCgtaaagaagaagaaacgtATGGTCCAAAAAGTAAG GAAGACGTAAATCCACAACTAGAATCCATGGAACAATTCAGGACACTTGAGGATGGAG CTTCAAACTGGGGACAAAATATTCGCCTGTCAGA cGGTGAATGCTTGGTGTGTTCGCTGAAACTCTGTGAGCAGATTTCGACCAGTAATCAAGGACTGCTTTTATTTGAATGTG GTCATATTTTCCATAAACACTGTGTCCCAGAGGCGGCCTGCATACTTTGCTTTCAACAAAACCTTACCACTATTGGGTAA